In Acinetobacter sp. TGL-Y2, a genomic segment contains:
- a CDS encoding GH25 family lysozyme, with amino-acid sequence MSKAKLQKKQNKIKPYTLLASVVGVLLLCISALFFFFGLPTQPASAQEYPVKGFDVSHHQNEIQWSQISPQEFKFVYLKATEGGDFKDRKFQENWLKAREHGFLVGAYHFYRLCRDGNIQAQNFIATVPQKVDALPPVIDLEYDSNCINTYSKDQLLLEIQDMHDQLKQHYGKQPIFYISKSFYNIVLAGQFDQVPLWVREYQGKPKLKGEPKWLFWQHTNQGKIKGISTPVDLNVFNGDHDAWQAFLEENKLYPLPKIVQD; translated from the coding sequence ATGTCCAAAGCCAAACTACAAAAAAAACAAAATAAGATTAAGCCTTATACTCTACTCGCATCTGTTGTGGGTGTGCTTCTGCTGTGTATTTCAGCGCTGTTTTTCTTTTTTGGCCTCCCTACTCAGCCTGCCTCTGCTCAAGAATATCCAGTGAAAGGCTTTGATGTTTCGCATCACCAAAATGAGATTCAATGGTCGCAAATTTCACCGCAAGAATTTAAGTTTGTCTATCTCAAAGCCACTGAAGGGGGAGATTTTAAAGACCGTAAATTCCAAGAAAATTGGCTCAAGGCGCGTGAGCATGGTTTTTTAGTCGGTGCATATCATTTTTATAGACTCTGCCGCGACGGTAATATTCAAGCACAAAACTTTATAGCCACCGTACCCCAGAAAGTCGATGCCTTACCACCTGTGATTGACCTTGAATATGACAGCAACTGTATTAATACCTATTCTAAAGATCAGCTATTACTTGAAATTCAAGACATGCATGATCAGTTAAAACAGCATTATGGCAAGCAACCGATTTTTTATATTTCCAAATCATTTTATAACATTGTGCTTGCAGGACAATTTGACCAAGTACCGCTTTGGGTTCGCGAATATCAAGGTAAACCCAAGCTAAAAGGTGAGCCTAAATGGCTGTTCTGGCAACACACCAACCAAGGCAAAATTAAAGGCATTTCTACCCCTGTGGATTTAAATGTTTTCAATGGTGACCATGATGCATGGCAAGCTTTTTTAGAAGAAAACAAACTGTATCCACTGCCAAAAATTGTTCAAGATTAA
- the mdtD gene encoding multidrug transporter subunit MdtD: MNSTPNHQALQPEFRLLVFLVSIGFFMQGLDTTIINTAIPAIAQSLNEDPLNMHSVVVAYVLSVAACIPLSGWLADRFGVRNTFFSAIIIFTLASLGCAFSNSLNQLLFFRVIQGIGGALLLPIGRLAMLKIIPRTQFLAAMSLMSLAGLIGPLIGPTLGGWLVEYMTWEWIFLINLPIGILGVLLTFKAMPNVTEPNVARFDFWGFILLVIAMVGLCLGIENFASPYLSLWWSIGLIMTGIVAVLWYAFHAHTHSNALFQSKLFRNRIYAIGILGNFFARLGGNAMPFMIPLMLQVAFGFEPFITGLLMIPTVLGSLASKPIIRHIIQHFGYRNVLLVNTLLVGACIASFALTTADTPTWIRALHFFVFGVLNSLQFVSMNTLTLKDLPQQDASSGNSFLSMIMMLSMSIGVALAGTLINVFTAYVGAENIATAFHITLILLGCINLITAIIFWQIPKETAD; this comes from the coding sequence ATGAATAGCACCCCCAACCATCAAGCATTACAGCCCGAATTTCGACTCTTGGTTTTTCTAGTGTCGATTGGATTTTTTATGCAAGGTCTGGACACGACCATTATTAACACAGCAATACCTGCTATTGCACAAAGTCTGAATGAAGACCCGCTCAATATGCACAGTGTAGTCGTAGCGTATGTATTGTCTGTTGCTGCATGTATCCCTTTAAGTGGTTGGCTTGCAGATCGTTTTGGCGTGCGAAATACATTCTTTTCAGCGATTATTATTTTCACCCTCGCATCACTGGGCTGTGCTTTTTCGAACAGTCTAAATCAGCTGTTATTTTTCCGCGTGATTCAAGGCATTGGCGGTGCGCTGTTACTGCCGATTGGGCGTTTGGCCATGCTGAAAATTATTCCCCGAACGCAATTTCTAGCCGCCATGAGCCTCATGAGTCTGGCAGGACTGATCGGCCCGCTCATCGGTCCAACCTTAGGCGGTTGGCTGGTTGAATACATGACCTGGGAGTGGATCTTCCTAATCAATCTTCCAATTGGCATTTTAGGGGTACTGCTGACCTTTAAAGCCATGCCGAATGTGACTGAACCGAATGTTGCTCGCTTTGATTTCTGGGGATTTATTCTATTGGTCATCGCCATGGTCGGGCTGTGCTTGGGCATTGAAAACTTTGCCAGTCCTTATTTGAGTCTGTGGTGGAGCATTGGACTGATAATGACGGGTATTGTTGCTGTGCTCTGGTATGCCTTCCATGCGCACACACATAGCAATGCACTGTTTCAATCTAAACTTTTTCGTAATCGAATCTATGCTATTGGCATCTTAGGCAACTTTTTTGCTCGTTTAGGTGGCAATGCCATGCCTTTTATGATCCCGTTAATGTTGCAAGTGGCATTTGGGTTCGAACCTTTTATTACCGGTTTATTGATGATTCCGACAGTACTGGGATCCTTGGCGTCTAAACCAATCATTCGTCATATTATTCAGCACTTTGGTTACCGAAATGTACTACTGGTCAATACTTTGTTGGTCGGCGCTTGTATCGCCAGTTTTGCACTGACCACAGCAGATACACCAACATGGATACGTGCGCTGCATTTCTTTGTCTTTGGTGTACTTAATTCTTTACAATTCGTCTCGATGAACACCTTAACCCTTAAAGATCTGCCTCAACAGGATGCCAGTAGTGGCAATAGTTTCTTGTCCATGATCATGATGCTGTCGATGAGTATTGGTGTGGCATTGGCGGGAACCTTAATCAACGTCTTTACTGCCTATGTCGGCGCTGAAAATATTGCGACTGCCTTTCATATCACATTAATTTTGCTCGGTTGTATTAATTTGATCACAGCGATTATTTTCTGGCAAATTCCCAAAGAGACCGCAGACTAA
- a CDS encoding TIGR00730 family Rossman fold protein yields MKNTSTENNTPAQTSALNATTPHTRTATQCLIALYCGSRFGHNPVYKEKAIALAENIAKSGLGIVYGGASIGLMGQVADSVIDQGGEVVGVIPEFMLDYEIAHSKLTELHVVQTMHERKAMMAERASAFVALPGGLGTFEEILEIATWGQLNQHQKPIIIYNVNGFYNALIAQLDHAVQEGFLPLQHRAKIIVCEQSEQILDGLANLKSPHSFVV; encoded by the coding sequence ATGAAAAACACCTCAACTGAAAATAATACCCCTGCTCAGACCTCTGCGCTCAACGCAACCACACCCCATACCCGCACAGCCACACAATGTTTAATTGCGCTCTACTGCGGTTCACGTTTTGGACATAATCCCGTTTATAAAGAAAAAGCCATTGCCTTGGCTGAAAATATTGCCAAAAGTGGTTTAGGCATTGTCTACGGCGGCGCCAGCATTGGACTCATGGGTCAAGTCGCAGATAGCGTGATTGACCAAGGTGGTGAGGTGGTTGGCGTGATTCCAGAGTTCATGTTGGACTATGAAATTGCCCATAGCAAACTCACGGAACTGCATGTGGTTCAAACCATGCATGAACGTAAAGCCATGATGGCAGAGCGTGCCAGTGCATTTGTTGCCCTACCCGGCGGTCTTGGCACTTTTGAAGAAATTTTGGAAATTGCCACTTGGGGACAGCTCAACCAGCATCAAAAACCAATCATTATCTATAACGTCAATGGTTTCTATAATGCTTTGATTGCGCAGCTGGATCATGCCGTGCAAGAAGGCTTTTTACCCCTTCAACATCGTGCAAAAATTATTGTGTGTGAACAATCTGAACAAATATTAGATGGACTAGCCAACCTTAAATCACCGCATAGCTTTGTGGTCTAA
- a CDS encoding TerC family protein: MIFEWMSDPSAWVGLATLIVLEIVLGIDNLVFIAILAEKLPPEQREKARIIGLVLALGMRLILLASIAWIVTLTHPIFYLFDHPFSVRDLILIFGGIFLLMKGTLELHERLESKVVVKDDNPAHAIFWMVIVQIVVLDAVFSLDSVITAVGMVKDLSVMMIAVIIAVGIMLWASKALMAFVNKHPTVVILCLCFLMMIGFSLIVEGLGFHIPKSYLYAAIGFSVLIEFLNQLMRRNQEKTVTTHDLRFRTASAVIRMLGGKSNGASEQQHQNEDVLTTQALADDIFSDQNAVYQSVMVQGVLGLSERPVKSVMTPRPELEWIDLNDDVNTIKSQILAMKHSRLIVARGELDNISGVVLTHNILKDFIEFGQFNFDKHVREPVIVHESAQVLMVMEQLRQAPLQMAIVLNEYGSIEGIATPIDILEAIAGEFPNESELEAAVESLEDGSLIIEGSTDIRHISLLLDRNLVDDSEQYSTLSGYILFHLGHLPNSGERFEAEGYIFEVVTMEGHKIEKVHIRLNEAIE; the protein is encoded by the coding sequence ATGATTTTTGAATGGATGTCTGATCCTTCTGCTTGGGTCGGTTTGGCCACTTTAATTGTTTTAGAAATTGTTTTAGGGATTGATAACCTCGTTTTCATTGCCATTTTGGCGGAAAAACTGCCACCTGAGCAACGCGAAAAAGCCCGTATTATTGGTTTGGTCTTGGCATTGGGTATGCGTTTGATTTTACTGGCGTCTATTGCTTGGATTGTCACGCTCACCCATCCGATTTTTTATCTCTTCGATCATCCATTTTCAGTTCGAGATCTGATTTTGATCTTTGGTGGGATATTCTTACTGATGAAAGGAACGCTCGAATTGCATGAGCGCCTTGAAAGTAAGGTGGTGGTGAAAGACGACAATCCTGCTCATGCAATTTTCTGGATGGTGATTGTTCAGATCGTGGTCTTGGATGCGGTATTCTCACTGGATAGCGTGATCACCGCTGTGGGGATGGTGAAAGATCTTTCAGTGATGATGATTGCGGTGATCATTGCAGTCGGCATTATGCTGTGGGCATCCAAAGCGCTGATGGCATTTGTAAATAAACATCCGACCGTGGTGATTTTGTGTCTATGCTTCTTAATGATGATTGGTTTTTCTTTGATTGTGGAAGGTTTAGGTTTCCATATTCCGAAGAGTTACTTATATGCTGCGATTGGTTTCTCTGTTCTGATTGAATTCTTGAACCAATTGATGCGTCGTAACCAAGAAAAAACCGTCACCACTCATGATTTACGTTTTCGTACTGCATCTGCTGTAATTCGTATGTTGGGTGGAAAGAGTAACGGTGCATCTGAACAGCAACATCAAAATGAAGATGTTTTGACCACCCAAGCACTCGCAGATGACATTTTTTCAGATCAAAATGCAGTTTATCAAAGTGTGATGGTTCAAGGTGTATTGGGACTGTCTGAGCGTCCTGTAAAGTCAGTCATGACACCGCGCCCTGAGCTTGAATGGATTGACTTAAATGATGATGTGAACACCATTAAGTCGCAAATCTTGGCCATGAAACATTCGCGTCTAATTGTGGCACGCGGTGAACTGGACAATATTTCTGGGGTGGTGTTGACTCATAATATTTTGAAAGATTTCATCGAATTTGGTCAGTTCAACTTTGACAAACATGTGCGTGAACCTGTGATTGTGCATGAAAGTGCGCAGGTGTTGATGGTGATGGAACAGCTTCGGCAAGCACCGTTACAAATGGCGATTGTGCTGAATGAATATGGCTCGATTGAAGGCATTGCCACGCCAATTGATATTTTAGAGGCAATTGCAGGTGAATTCCCGAATGAAAGTGAGCTTGAAGCAGCGGTTGAAAGCTTAGAAGATGGTTCTTTAATCATCGAAGGTTCAACCGACATTCGTCACATTTCATTATTGCTCGATCGAAATTTAGTCGACGATTCTGAACAGTACTCGACCCTGTCAGGCTATATCTTGTTTCACTTGGGACATTTGCCAAACAGCGGTGAACGCTTTGAAGCCGAAGGTTATATTTTCGAAGTGGTGACCATGGAAGGGCACAAAATTGAAAAAGTGCATATCCGGCTAAATGAAGCCATCGAATAA
- a CDS encoding YchJ family protein has product MSELACPCGLGLYHQCCAPLHLGNTQAQSAEQLMRSRYSAFAKHDVDYILKTTAVGQQSALDMTAIVDWAKSNQWLQLEVVQANEKIDKNHGKVEFKAHYHDGKQAQIHHEVSHFVKFQQQWYFLDPTTDQQITMKQNCICGSGKKFKQCCAQFV; this is encoded by the coding sequence ATGTCTGAACTTGCCTGTCCGTGTGGTTTAGGGCTTTATCATCAGTGCTGTGCGCCTTTGCATTTAGGGAACACCCAAGCCCAATCAGCAGAGCAGCTGATGCGATCGCGTTATAGTGCATTTGCAAAGCATGATGTCGATTATATTCTCAAGACCACAGCAGTAGGACAGCAGTCAGCACTTGATATGACAGCAATTGTAGACTGGGCAAAGTCCAATCAATGGCTTCAGTTGGAAGTCGTTCAAGCAAATGAAAAAATTGATAAAAATCATGGAAAAGTAGAATTTAAAGCACATTATCATGATGGTAAACAAGCGCAAATCCATCATGAAGTTTCTCATTTTGTGAAGTTTCAACAGCAATGGTACTTCCTTGATCCGACCACAGATCAACAGATCACCATGAAACAGAATTGTATTTGTGGATCTGGGAAAAAATTTAAGCAATGTTGCGCGCAATTTGTGTAG
- a CDS encoding trimeric intracellular cation channel family protein, protein MLLTVIYIIAITAEAMTGALSAGRRSMDWFGVTIIACVTALGGGSVRDVLLGHYPLTWVKHPEYLVLTCCAALFTIFIAKWMRHLRSVFLLLDALGLIGFTIIGCQIAIQMEQGFVVCAVAGVLTGVSGGILRDILCNDVPLVFRRELYASVSFVAVIFYWGCIQLGFPQDITIISTLIFGFSLRCIAIYFGLEMPKFIYKEDDEHSASSKDAS, encoded by the coding sequence ATGCTACTTACCGTTATTTATATTATTGCTATTACGGCAGAAGCCATGACAGGGGCATTGTCTGCGGGTCGGCGTAGTATGGATTGGTTTGGTGTGACTATTATTGCCTGTGTCACGGCCTTGGGCGGTGGTTCAGTACGGGATGTATTACTTGGGCATTATCCATTGACTTGGGTGAAACATCCTGAATATTTGGTATTAACCTGCTGTGCCGCGCTATTTACCATTTTTATTGCCAAGTGGATGCGCCATTTACGCTCTGTGTTCTTGCTACTTGATGCACTCGGTTTGATTGGCTTTACCATCATTGGTTGTCAAATTGCTATTCAAATGGAACAAGGCTTTGTGGTCTGTGCGGTAGCTGGTGTTCTGACGGGCGTGTCGGGTGGTATTTTACGCGATATTTTGTGTAACGATGTACCGCTGGTCTTCCGCCGTGAACTGTATGCCAGTGTTTCATTTGTCGCAGTGATTTTTTATTGGGGCTGTATTCAGCTTGGATTCCCACAGGACATCACTATTATCTCGACCTTAATTTTCGGTTTTTCACTGCGCTGTATCGCGATTTACTTTGGTTTGGAAATGCCGAAATTTATTTATAAAGAAGATGATGAACACTCCGCCTCTTCAAAAGATGCATCATAA